The following proteins are encoded in a genomic region of Cryptococcus neoformans var. neoformans JEC21 chromosome 2 sequence:
- a CDS encoding histone H3, putative has product MARTKQTARKSTGGKAPRKQLATKAARKQTTTSAAGGVKKPHRYRPGTVALREIRRYQKSTELLIRKLPFQRLVREIAQDFKTDLRFQSSAVMALQEASEAYLVSLFEDTNLAAIHAKRVTIQPKDLQLARRLRGERS; this is encoded by the exons ATGGCCCGAACAAAGCAGACTGCCCGAAAGTCCACTGGTGGTAAGGCCCCCAGGAAGCAGC TCGCCACCAAGGCTGCCAGGAAGCAGACCACCAcctctgctgctggtggtgtCAAGAAGCCCCACAGGTACAGGCCCGGTACCGTCGCTCTCCGAGAAATCCGACGATACCAGAA GTCTACTGAGCTCCTTATCAGGAAGCTTCCCTTCCAGCGACTTGTCCGTGAAATCGCCCAGGACTTCAAG ACCGATCTCCGATTCCAGTCCTCTGCCGTCATGGCTCTCCAGGAGGCTTCCGAGGCCTACCTCGTCTCCCTCTTTGAGGACACCAACTTGGCTGCCATCCACGCTAAGCGTGTCACCATCCAGCCCAAGGACCTCCAGCTCGCCCGTCGTCTCCGAGGCGAGAGGTCTTAA
- a CDS encoding cytoplasm protein, putative, with protein MFTCISCRVAFEAADEQRAHFLTDWHRYNMKRRVANLPPVAAASFNEKVLERREQNAVRTDPRSLACAACNKQFSSENAFRTHVQSKKHRDREAAAASDERLGKKPVPAPAKVESEDDDGSEDEASEMDVDSEDDEEGDFEQKMANLRRRIKPADCLFCTRHSETVDENVGHMSSIHSFFIPDREILIDLAGLLSYLGEKVAVGNLCIFCPNGGKEFGSLEAVRKHMIDKNHCKLAYETDEDRAELADFYDFQGDDDEEDWEDEDGEEVGSDEEATDASDRPQRPKKASVALAADGLSLVLPSGRTLGHRSLKVYYDQRYRPSDDTDVDQSALKVALVRKKLADPSLALVPVAGGHGAFGRGQQLMKARNAGEAKWAKKQGRNFQDQSKREQFKTKVGYIHNSQKHFRDPLLQ; from the exons ATGTTCACCTGTATTTCATGCCGTGTCGCATTCGAGGCTGCCGATGAGCAGCGCGCCCATTTCTTGACAGACTGGCACCGCTACAACATGAAGCGTAGGGTCGCAAACCTTCCTCCAGTCGCTGCGGCCTCTTTCAACGAAAAAGtcttggagaggagggaacAGAATGCCGTCAGGACAGACCCTAGAAGTTTGGCCTGTGCCGCTTGCAA CAAGCAATTCTCATCTGAAAACGCTTTCAGGACCCACGTTCAGTCCAAAAAGCATCGAGACAGAGAAGCCGCTGCCGCATCTGATGAGCGGTTAGGTAAAAAGCCTGTTCCCGCCCCCGCCAAGGTTGAAAgcgaggacgatgatggatcggaggatgaggcgagcgagatggatgttgacagcgaggacgacgaagagggTGACTTTGAGCAGAAGATGGCCAACCTCCGACGACGTATAAAACCCGCAGACTGTCTTTTCTGTACCCGCCACTCCGAGACTGTCGATGAAAACGTCGGTCACATGTCTAGTATCcacagcttcttcatccccgaCAGAGAAATCCTCATTGACCTTGCCGGCCTCCTTTCATACCTCGGTGAAAAGGTGGCTGTGGGTAATCTTTGTATCTTCTGCCCTAACGGCGGCAAGGAATTCGGCAGTTTGGAAGCTGTGCGAAAACACATGATTGACAAGAACCACTGCAAGCTTGCGTATGAGACGGACGAAGATCGTGCAGAGTTGGCGGACTTCTACGATTTCCAAggtgacgatgatgaagaagactgggaggacgaggatggagaagaggtcggatcagatgaagaagctaCGGACGCCTCTGACAGACCTCAAAGACCTAAAAAGGCTAGCGTCGCACTGGCCGCTGACGGTCTTTCCCTCGTCCTTCCGTCTGGCCGTACACTCGGCCATCGTTCCCTTAAAGTCTACTATGATCAACGCTACCGTCCTTCGGACGACACTGACGTCGACCAATCTGCCCTCAAAGTTGCCCTTGTTAGGAAAAAGCTTGCAGACCCTTCTCTTGCACTTGTACCCGTTGCTGGTGGACACGGCGCGTTTGGTAGGGGCCAGCAGTTGATGAAGGCAAGGAATGCGGGCGAGGCCAAGTGGGCAAAGAAGCAAGGAAGGAATTTCCAGGACCAATCGAAGAGGGAGCAGTTCAAGACCAAGGTTGGGTACATCCACAACAGCCAAAAAC ATTTCCGAGATCCTCTTT TGCAATaa
- a CDS encoding DEAD box RNA helicase, putative — MAAITPSWALETTADGEVKEKTSGPGGQWRALNVGPDLIRSLLIRKFKTPTPIQRAAIPPALSTPPRDILGMARTGSGKTLAYLIPLLQRTGSTHHGQGPRALILCPSRELAVQIYTVGKDLARGMNKGKGKGKNKNEDEEDEEGKGKEGLRWALIIGGEGMDAQFEKMSSNPDIVIATPGRFLHLIVEMHMDLRHLQTVIYDEADRLFEMGFDVQLQEILHRLPSTRQNLLFSATLPSSVAEFAKAGLVNPLLVRLDAEQKISPDLALKFFSVKPGEKEASLLVLLREVIGKPNQPEPADPSSAPQAIVFVATKHHVDYVAELLRTTGYRTSLIYSSLDQVARQQQLAGFRSHQSDVLVVTDVAARGLDIPIMDHVINYDFPAGPRIFVHRVGRTARAGRKGTAYSLIVKEDFPYLCDLHTFLGTERMGEPADVLRSLPIEQLSENVEYVFHNLDETAPHITALRNVMRKGQGMFERSRTKANPTSYRQAKSLASALSNNPPRIDDMFEDAMEVEVNEEKARLLAKVAAFTPSETVFEVGKRESESAIIMKKRRKTVDERQKRVSKAEAEKSTASGMEKAPVKELPAPQLPSKNFKDPSFYLDHTQRGAEAEKGYSLKSGVESLSGAITDMTADEGTGPKAQKASQLSWDRKKHKFIKKNGSADGEKMIKSESGALLPASYSSGKYQEWKSKRRHMPDGPVEALALGGGRRGRHGPPGQKRKAEDGDGGEDAGGKGRKDQGKSKGTGKGKDDFKQKSPGKPGKKGIKQSSGLKSAMDIRKQREIAQKRKEKNARKPQKFRK, encoded by the exons ATGGCAGCGATAACTCCCTCATGGGCACTCGAGACAACGGCAGATGGAGAGGTAAAAGAGAAGACATCAGGTCCAGGCGGTCAATGGCGCGCTCTCA ATGTTGGACCCGACCTCATCCGCTCCTTGTTGATACGCAAATTCAAGACCCCAACGCCTATCCAAAGAGCAGCTATCCCTCCCGCTCTCTCCACTCCACCGAGGGATATCCTTGGTATGGCCAGGACCGGTTCTGGTAAAACTTTGGCGTACCTtattcctcttcttcaaagaaCTGGATCGACACACCATGGACAGGGCCCAAGAGCTTTAATTCTCTGTCCGAGTCGAGAGTTGGCGGTGCAGATCTATACTGTCGGAAAGGATCTTGCTAGAGGGATgaacaagggcaagggaaaaggaaagaacaagaatgaagacgaggaagatgaggaaggcaagggtAAAGAGGGACTGAGATGGGCCCTCATCATTGGTGGTGAAGGAATGGACGCTCAGTTTGAAAAGATGTCCTCCAACCCTGATAT TGTGATTGCAACTCCGGGTCGATTCCTCCATCTTATCGTTGAAATGCACATGGACCTTCGACACCTCCAAACGGTCATCTATGATGAAGCCGACAGACTTTTTGAAATGGGTTTCGATGTCCAACTTCAAGAAATCCTTCATCGTCTCCCTTCGACCCGTCAAAACCTGTTGTTCTCTGCTACTCTCCCCTCATCCGTGGCCGAATTCGCAAAGGCCGGTCTCGTGAACCCTCTCCTTGTTCGTCTTGATGCCGAGCAAAAGATCTCACCTGATCTCGCCCTCAAATTCTTCTCTGTCAAACCcggagaaaaggaagcgTCTTTACTTGTTCTTTTGAGAGAAGTCATTGGCAAACCCAATCAACCTGAGCCTGCCGATCCCTCTTCTGCCCCTCAGGCTATCGTCTTTGTAGCTACCAAGCACCACGTCGACTATGTCGCCGAGCTTTTACGTACGACCGGGTACCGCACCTCTCTCATTTACAGTTCCCTCGACCAAGTTGCCCGTCAGCAGCAACTTGCCGGTTTCCGTAGTCATCAATCCGATGTCCTCGTCGTCACAGACGTGGCTGCCCGTGGTCTCGATATCCCCATCATGGACCATGTCATCAACTATGATTTCCCTGCTGGTCCTCGTATCTTTGTTCATCGTGTCGGTCGTACGGCACGAGCCGGTCGAAAAGGTACCGCGTACTCCCTCATCGTCAAGGAAGATTTCCCTTACCTCTGCGACCTCCATACCTTCCTCGGCACGGAGCGTATGGGCGAACCCGCAGACGTTCTGCGTTCACTCCCTATTGAGCAGCTTAGTGAGAATGTCGAGTACGTTTTCCATAACCTTGACGAAACTGCACCCCATATTACTGCTTTGCGTAACGTCATGCGCAAAGGTCAAGGCATGTTTGAACGTTCTCGTACTAAAGCCAATCCCACGTCTTATCGTCAAGCGAAATCTCTCGCTTCCGCTCTCAGTAATAATCCTCCCCGAATTGATGACATGTTTGAGGATGCGATGGAGGTTGAGgtgaatgaagaaaaggctAGATTACTCGCCAAAGTGGCAGCGTTCACACCGTCTGAAACTGTGTTCGAAGTCGGAAAACGCGAGAGTGAGAGCGCGATTatcatgaagaagaggagaaagacaGTCGACGAGAGGCAGAAACGAGTCTCAAAGGCTGAAGCAGAGAAGAGTACAGCGAGCGGTATGGAGAAGGCCCCCGTGAAAGAGCTTCCCGCACCTCAACTTCCTAGCAAGAATTTTAAAGACCCTTCCTTCTACCTCGACCATACCCAACGCGGAGCGGAAGCTGAAAAGGGTTACTCTCTCAAATCTGGCGTCGAATCTCTTTCTGGCGCGATCACTGATATGACTGCCGATGAAGGTACAGGACCGAAAGCCCAAAAGGCCAGTCAACTCAGTTGGGACAGGAAGAAACACAAGTTTATCAAGAAAAATGGTAGTGctgatggagaaaagatgatCAAAAGCGAAAGTGGTGCATTGTTGCCTGCTAGTTATAGTAGTGGCAAGTATCAGGAATGGAAATCGAAGAGAAGGCATATGCCTGATGGGCCGGTGGAGGCTCTGGCTTTGGGAGGTGGCAGGAGGGGAAGACATGGACCACCGGGacagaagagaaaggcagaagatggagatgggggAGAGGATGCTGGTGGAAAGGGTAGGAAGGATCAAGGAAAGAGCAAGGGCACGGGTAAGGGCAAGGACGATTTCAAGCAGAAGTCTCCTGGAAAGCCtggcaagaaggggatCAAGCAGTCCTCTGGGCTCAAATCTGCAATGGATATCAGGAAACAGAGGGAAATCGCGCAAAAG agaaaagagaagaacgCTCGAAAACCCCAAAAGTTCAGAAAGTAA
- a CDS encoding histone h2b, putative, with amino-acid sequence MAPKSVASKAPASQASKAPAAASKAPAKAAKTSAAPKDGAKKRSKKRVESYSSYIYKVLKQVHPDTGISNKAMAILNSFVSDIFERIATEASKLASYNHRSTISSREIQTSVRLILPGELSKHAISEGTKAVTKYSSSK; translated from the exons ATGGCTCCCAAGTCTGTTGCTTCCAAGGCTCCTGCTTCCCAGGCCTCCAAGGCCCCCGCTGCCGCGTCCAAGGCTCCCGCCAAG GCCGCTAAGActtctgctgctcccaAGGACGGTGCCAAGAAGAGGTCCAAGAAGAGGGTCGAGTCTTACTCTTCTTACATCTACAAGGTCCTCAAGCAGGTCCACCCCGACACTGGTATCTC TAACAAGGCCATGGCTATCCTTAACTCTTTCGTCTCTGACATTTTCGAGCGAATTGCCACTGAGGCTTCCAAGCTTGCTTCTTACAACCACCGATCTaccatctcttctcgagAGATCCAGACCTCTGTCCGACTCATCCTTCC TGGTGAACTCTCTAAGCACGCCATCTCTGAGGGTACCAAGGCTGTCACCAAgtactcttcttccaagtAA
- a CDS encoding mitochondrial genome maintenance-related protein, putative, with the protein MSTGERIANKVAGIAPPLPVFSPAIISNGFVYTSGQIGAGPDGELVKGPITNRVNQIMDNLDAVLKAHGTSLEHTVKFTIFITSYETFAELNEAYSKRIPSPAPARSCIGVASLPKGTDVEIECVAVLPNKAKL; encoded by the exons ATGTCCACCGGCGAAAGAATCGCCAACAAAGTCGCGGGTATCGCCCCTCCCCTCCCTGTCTTCT CTCCGGCAATCATCTCCAACGGATTCGTCTACACTTCGGGGCAAATTGGTGCAGGCCCTGATGGCGAGCTCGTCAAGGGACCTATCACCAACCGTGTC AACCAAATTATGGACAACCTCGATGCCGTTCTTAAAGCGCACGGAACAAGTTTGGAACATACCGTCAAATTCACCATCTTT ATCACATCGTATGAGACATTCGCCGAGCTTAACGAAGCCTACTCCAAACGTATCCCTAGCCCTGCCCCTGCTCGAAGTTGTATCGGTGTCGCGTCTTTACCAAAGGGTACGGATGTTGAGATTGAATGTGTTGCCGTTTTGCCAAATAAGGCGAAGCTCTAG
- a CDS encoding adenosylmethionine-8-amino-7-oxononanoate transaminase, putative: protein MPLLFPNFRVHQVFGANTEVGKTLLTTALLRASASRYVSKSEEPRKRVFYLKPVSTGPDSESDTGYVQRNTKPYSSYISTHNLYQYREPMSPHLAAQLAPDLPFPKTNEELVRGIEAHANKCLQQLDGQDGCLFVETAGGVHSPALHPPHTQSTFLRSLRLPSVLVASPHLGGISTTISAYESLLLRGYSLSAVLCLHDSYYRNHTFLEEYFRDRGIGYWTIKPPPEKYGTVEEDGVRLEQWYKEVEKNFEGEQGGGVGDAARWLEEKHKRRIEELGGMPQRTLESIWWPFTQHQLIDKKEDVMVVDSAFGDNFDSYYAKPESAPSSKSESLLKSYFDGSASWFTQSHGHANEHLTLAAASAAGRYGHVLFPSGTNAPALSLAEKLISTVGEGWASRVFYSDNGSTAIEVALKMALRAAGRRYGWDGEMGGDVGVIGLRGSYHGDTIGSMDATQASTYNKAVDWYKGRGHWFSPPMVQFVNGVPTVLTTGPDSWSPLPSSIASSSKSTPDGWALEFPSFKDVYDISSRSSSPLASYYRAHIRSTLERLVKEGKKFGALVMEPTCLGAGGMVFVDPLFQSCMIEVVRASGDLFAGEKWDGGSFEQELEGLKRRSGAEWQGLPVLYDEVFSGLHRFGYNSAATVLGHTPDISAYAKILTGGLLPLSTTLASPSIFSAFLSPDKVDALLHGHSYTANPIGCAVALEAMKLTTNYEAKGGWQGEKNMWGVKKGVEGRWSFWKKEFVEDISRAEGVKGAMAMGTVFAIELQDDENDYSSHAALDFLTALRQVVVTPSSSDAAAEDIVPFSPFQIHSRPLGNVVYIITSLWTKPDVMRAMENVILNKLTKRTQ from the exons ATGCCCCTCTTATTTCCCAATTTTCGAGTCCATCAAGTGTTCGGAG CCAACACTGAAGTTGGAAAAACCTTGCTCACAACTGCTTTGCTCCGGGCGTCTGCATCTCGATATGTATCGAAATCTGAAGAGCCGCGCAAAAGGGTGTTTTATTTGAAGCCCGTCAGTACTGGCCCTGACTCTGAATCAGATACGGG CTATGTACAGCGAAACACCAAACCCTACAGCTCGTACATTTCGACACACAACTTGTATCAATATCGAGAACCTATGTCACCTCATCTTGCCGCACAGTTGGCCCCCGACCTT CCCTTTCCGAAAACCAATGAAGAGCTTGTCAGAGGTATTGAGGCTCATGCCAATAAGTGTCTTCAACAACTTGATGGTCAGGATGGTTGCCTCTTCGTAGAGACCGCAGGCGGCGTTCATTCTCCAGCGCTCCATCCTCCGCACACCCAATCCACCTTTCTTCGATCTCTTAGGCTTCCTTCCGTTCTCGTCGCATCACCACATCTGGGAGGTATTTCAACTACCATCTCGGCTTACGAGTCTTTGCTTCTCAGAGGTTACTCTCTTTCGGCCGTCCTGTGCTTGCACGACTCCTATTACCGCAACCATACCTTCCTTGAAGAGTATTTTAGAGACCGTGGCATCGGTTACTGGACAATCAAGCCCCCACCAGAGAAGTATGGTAcggttgaggaagacggtGTGAGGTTGGAGCAATGGTACAAggaagtggagaagaacTTTGAAGGCGAgcaaggtggaggtgtgGGCGATGCGGCAAGATGGCTCGAGGAAAAGCATaagaggaggatagagGAGCTGGGAGGGATGCCCCAAAGGACTCTTGAAAGCATCTGGTGGCCGTTTACTCAACATCAGCTG AtcgacaagaaggaagatgttATGGTCGTCGACTCGGCTTTCGGCGATAACTTCGACTCTTACTATGCCAAGCCCGAATCTgctccctcttccaagaGTGAGAGCCTATTAAAGTCTTACTTTGACGGCTCCGCCAGTTGGTTCAC TCAGTCCCATGGCCATGCCAATGAGCACCTCACCCTCGCGGCTGCTTCCGCTGCCGGTCGCTATGGCCACGTCCTTTTCCCTAGTGGAACCAACGCCCCTGCCCTCTCTTTAGCCGAAAAGCTCATCTCCACTGTTGGCGAGGGCTGGGCGTCACGTGTGTTTTACTCGGACAACGGAAGTACAGCTATTGAGGTCGCTTTGAAGATGGCGCTAAGGGCGGCAGGTAGGCGATACGGGTGGGATGGGGAAATGGGTGGTGATGTCGGAGTTATTGGACTAAGGGGAAGTTACCATGGTGATACT ATTGGGTCTATGGATGCTACTCAAGCTTCTACCTACAACAAAGCTGTAGACTGGTACAAGGGCAGAGGACACTGGTTCTCACCTCCTATGGTCCAATTTGTCAACGGTGTCCCCACTGTCCTCACTACCGGGCCTGACTCTTGgtcgcctcttccttcttctatcGCTTCTTCCAGCAAATCTACTCCCGATGGTTGGGCACTCGAATTCCCCTCCTTCAAGGACGTATATGACATCTCATCccgttcctcttctcccttaGCCTCGTACTATCGTGCTCACATCCGATCAACTCTTGAACGATTAGtcaaggaaggcaagaagtTTGGTGCACTCGTCATGGAGCCAACATGTCTTGGAGCGGGAGGTATGGTGTTCGTCGACCCTTTGTTCCAATCATGCATGATTGAAGTCGTCAGAGCGAGCGGGGACCTATTCGCTGGAGAGAAATGGGATGGCGGATCGTTTGAACAAGAGTTGGAGGGGCTGAAGAGAAGGTCTGGCGCGGAGTGGCAGGGTCTTCCTGTTTTGTATGACGAAG TGTTCTCCGGTTTGCACCGTTTCGGCTATAACTCTGCCGCTACGGTTCTTGGCCACACTCCTGATATCTCCGCTTACGCCAAAATTCTTACTGGTGgcctccttcctctgtcCACCACCCTCGCTTCTCCATCCATATTCTCGGCATTTCTGTCACCTGACAAGGTCGACGCCCTTTTGCACGGTCATTCATACACTGCTAACCCAATCGGATGTGCCGTGGCGCTAGAGGCGATGAAACTTACAACTAACTATGAGGCCAAGGGCGGATGGCAAGGCGAGAAGAACATGTGGGGAGTTAAGAAGGGCGTTGAAGGGAGATGGAGTttctggaagaaggaatttGTTGAGGATATCAGTCGGGCTGAAGGTGTTAAGGGTGCTATGGCTATGGGGACCGTATTTGCTATCGAGCtgcaagatgatgagaacG ATTACTCTTCCCACGCGGCTCTCGACTTCCTTACCGCACTCCGTCAAGTCGTTGTCACCCCTTCGTCATCTGATGCCGCTGCAGAGGACATCgttcctttctctcctttccaaatccactCTCGTCCCCTCGGTAACGTGGTGTACATAATAACGAGCTTGTGGACCAAGCCAGACGTTATGAGAGCAATGGAGAATGTCATCCTGAACAAGCTTACCAAGAGGACTCAATGA